Proteins co-encoded in one Sulfurospirillum arsenophilum NBRC 109478 genomic window:
- the dsbD gene encoding protein-disulfide reductase DsbD, whose product MQHILRYSAVFFLLMVSLFGADRPKLLTPEEAFKITATHNIQGVIISVVLGEGIYLYDDKIALELIKPKAVDISAMVEKPKPEYFHDTMTQRKPFELFVPQSLLENEVNKGSFTLKFSYQGCSELGICYQPMSKEFTFKLKGGSTQSSASLSEQDSIAERFLSENVALVLLSFFGFGLLLSLTPCVFPMIPILSSIIVSQPTVSMNAKKGFWLSLVYVLAMSLAYTIAGVLAALFGANLQASMQNPWVIGVFSAIFVLLALSMFGFYEIKMPSFIQNRVNKKTGEAQTQGVFGIAVMGFLSALIVGPCVAAPLAGALMYISQSGDALLGGSALFVMSLGMGAPLLLIGTTAGRYMPRPGMWMQNITAFFGVMLLGVAIWMLSRIIPSFVSMALWAVLIISSSIYFGALESFREHTKGWQKVLKSLLFMALVYGVALLVGFLSGATNPLAPFEKFTLKENVAVFASSTTFNKIKNIDELNLALKNAQKPVMLDFYADWCVNCVEFEQFTFSDARVKAKLEKFTLLKADVTKNSDEDKALQKAFNIYGPPAILFFKEGKEISALRLVGFKNADEFLIHLEKLGL is encoded by the coding sequence GTGCAACATATTCTACGATATTCTGCCGTATTCTTTTTACTAATGGTCTCTCTTTTTGGTGCTGACAGGCCAAAGCTCTTAACGCCCGAAGAGGCTTTTAAAATCACAGCAACACACAACATTCAAGGTGTAATTATCAGTGTTGTTTTGGGGGAGGGCATCTACTTGTATGATGATAAAATTGCATTAGAGCTTATAAAGCCTAAAGCAGTTGACATCTCAGCAATGGTTGAAAAACCTAAACCTGAATATTTTCATGACACCATGACACAACGCAAGCCTTTTGAACTTTTTGTACCGCAAAGTTTACTGGAAAATGAGGTTAACAAGGGAAGTTTTACACTTAAATTCTCTTATCAAGGCTGTTCGGAACTTGGTATTTGTTATCAGCCGATGAGCAAAGAGTTTACTTTTAAACTCAAAGGTGGCAGTACACAGAGTAGTGCTTCTTTATCCGAGCAAGATAGCATTGCTGAGCGTTTTCTGAGTGAAAATGTAGCTTTAGTCCTTCTGAGCTTTTTTGGCTTTGGTCTTTTACTCTCTTTAACGCCCTGCGTTTTCCCGATGATTCCCATTCTCTCTTCTATCATTGTCTCACAACCAACTGTTTCCATGAATGCGAAAAAAGGGTTTTGGCTCTCTTTAGTTTATGTACTTGCGATGTCGCTAGCCTATACCATAGCAGGTGTTCTTGCTGCACTCTTTGGTGCTAATTTGCAAGCTTCCATGCAAAATCCGTGGGTCATTGGTGTCTTTAGTGCTATTTTTGTTTTATTGGCGCTTTCAATGTTTGGTTTTTACGAGATCAAGATGCCTTCTTTTATTCAAAATAGAGTTAATAAAAAAACAGGAGAAGCACAAACGCAAGGTGTATTTGGCATTGCGGTTATGGGCTTTTTATCGGCGCTTATTGTTGGTCCATGTGTTGCGGCTCCACTTGCGGGCGCGCTCATGTACATCTCTCAAAGTGGAGATGCACTCTTAGGTGGGAGTGCTCTGTTTGTCATGAGCCTTGGTATGGGAGCACCCCTTCTTCTCATTGGTACAACAGCAGGTCGTTATATGCCTCGCCCTGGAATGTGGATGCAAAACATCACAGCTTTTTTTGGCGTGATGCTTTTAGGGGTTGCCATTTGGATGCTTTCACGTATCATTCCAAGTTTTGTGAGTATGGCTTTGTGGGCAGTGCTTATCATCAGTAGTTCCATCTATTTTGGGGCGTTAGAGTCTTTTCGTGAGCATACCAAAGGGTGGCAAAAAGTACTTAAAAGCCTTTTATTTATGGCACTTGTGTATGGTGTAGCACTTTTAGTAGGCTTTTTAAGTGGCGCAACCAATCCCCTAGCCCCTTTTGAGAAGTTTACGCTTAAAGAGAATGTGGCAGTTTTTGCTTCATCGACAACATTTAATAAGATCAAAAATATAGATGAGCTCAATCTTGCGTTGAAAAATGCACAAAAGCCTGTTATGTTGGACTTTTATGCAGACTGGTGTGTGAATTGTGTGGAGTTTGAACAATTTACTTTTAGCGATGCTAGAGTGAAAGCAAAGCTTGAAAAATTCACGCTTTTAAAAGCCGATGTTACGAAAAATAGTGATGAAGATAAAGCGCTTCAAAAAGCCTTTAATATCTATGGACCTCCTGCCATTTTGTTTTTTAAAGAGGGAAAAGAGATTTCAGCGTTACGTTTGGTTGGCTTTAAAAATGCCGATGAGTTTTTAATACATTTAGAAAAATTAGGACTGTAA
- a CDS encoding helix-turn-helix domain-containing protein — protein sequence MKTNDIFNLLHNAVESKFFGKKISQREMADKLGVSMRTYQDWKLGNSQPQAASAIFKMLGELEEGDALRLIQRIAHELKDEK from the coding sequence ATGAAAACAAACGATATTTTTAATCTCCTTCATAATGCTGTTGAGTCAAAGTTTTTTGGCAAGAAGATTTCTCAGCGTGAGATGGCAGATAAATTGGGCGTATCGATGCGAACCTATCAAGATTGGAAACTTGGTAATTCACAACCTCAAGCCGCATCCGCTATTTTTAAAATGCTGGGTGAACTGGAAGAGGGCGATGCCTTGCGTTTAATTCAACGCATAGCACATGAACTAAAGGATGAGAAATGA
- the grpE gene encoding nucleotide exchange factor GrpE, with protein MDEKIKEEQNIADVSAEIVPECSENDEDVACECEQKSELEELQSKVAELEDRYLRANADFDNMKRRLEKEKMQAISYAHEVFARDLLPVIDSLEMAILAGSNAEIESGELLSKVKEGLGLTIEQFRKAFEKHGVELVDIEGTFDPNFHEAVMQLESEEKGSGEILQVFQKGYKIKERILRPAMVSIVK; from the coding sequence GTGGATGAAAAAATAAAAGAGGAACAGAATATCGCTGATGTTTCAGCTGAAATTGTTCCTGAGTGTTCTGAAAATGATGAAGACGTAGCGTGTGAATGTGAGCAAAAAAGCGAACTTGAAGAACTCCAATCCAAAGTTGCTGAACTTGAAGATAGGTATTTAAGAGCCAATGCTGATTTTGACAATATGAAACGACGTTTGGAAAAAGAGAAAATGCAGGCCATTTCGTATGCACACGAAGTGTTTGCACGCGATCTTTTACCTGTGATTGACTCTTTGGAAATGGCAATTCTTGCAGGAAGCAATGCTGAGATTGAAAGCGGAGAGCTTCTGAGTAAAGTCAAAGAGGGGTTAGGGTTAACCATTGAGCAGTTTAGAAAAGCTTTTGAAAAACATGGTGTTGAACTGGTAGATATTGAAGGAACTTTTGATCCGAATTTCCATGAAGCCGTTATGCAATTAGAGAGTGAAGAAAAAGGTAGTGGTGAGATTTTGCAGGTTTTCCAAAAAGGCTACAAGATCAAAGAACGTATTTTAAGACCAGCAATGGTTAGCATCGTAAAATAA
- a CDS encoding HD-GYP domain-containing protein, whose amino-acid sequence MGKVVKIFLNQGFTPVDKSLFRRGTCLDFDCYIQRFNGFVILLESGTILDDEIFTKLIKRDLQIYVENKSYSAYKQYREESLAKTYNLSDDDDFMSFEEAVKNCINIYQIVMRTDDMTGKLKAIYINAKYLFDAWIRRKEDKHIPIEAIDILVEELVCVVNQERITLSKINDFLDEKDSLSAHLVKVAFFSAIIGSQIGIDMSDQKKLVLGAMLHDVGKCEWDEMLLNKPDFLDEEEMKIVQTHSEASVNLVKRSGLKERVVINAIKEHHERLDGSGYPIGLQNSRISKFAKIIAICDMFDALITIKPYRGAYSTYNALSMIRGEATTRLDADYIKLLIQHLR is encoded by the coding sequence ATGGGTAAAGTTGTAAAAATATTTTTAAATCAAGGTTTTACACCCGTTGACAAGAGTCTTTTTAGGCGTGGGACGTGCTTGGATTTTGACTGTTACATTCAACGATTTAATGGGTTTGTCATTTTACTTGAGAGTGGCACTATTTTAGACGATGAAATCTTCACTAAGCTCATCAAACGTGATTTACAAATTTATGTGGAAAATAAGAGCTATAGCGCGTATAAACAGTACCGAGAGGAAAGTCTTGCTAAGACCTATAATCTATCGGATGATGATGATTTTATGAGCTTTGAAGAGGCAGTGAAAAATTGTATCAATATTTACCAAATTGTAATGCGCACGGATGACATGACTGGAAAGTTAAAAGCTATTTACATCAATGCAAAATACCTTTTTGATGCGTGGATTAGGCGTAAAGAAGATAAACATATCCCCATTGAAGCGATTGATATCCTTGTAGAAGAACTGGTTTGCGTTGTCAATCAAGAGCGTATCACACTTTCAAAGATCAATGATTTTTTAGATGAAAAAGATTCTCTCTCAGCACATCTTGTTAAGGTTGCTTTTTTCTCGGCCATTATTGGAAGCCAAATAGGCATTGATATGTCGGATCAGAAAAAATTGGTTTTAGGTGCCATGTTACATGATGTTGGAAAGTGCGAATGGGATGAAATGCTACTGAATAAACCTGATTTTTTGGATGAAGAAGAAATGAAAATTGTTCAAACACATTCAGAAGCGAGTGTTAATTTAGTCAAGCGTAGTGGTTTAAAAGAGAGAGTCGTGATTAATGCGATTAAAGAGCATCATGAAAGACTTGATGGCAGTGGTTATCCTATTGGGCTTCAAAACTCAAGAATCAGTAAATTTGCTAAAATTATTGCTATTTGTGATATGTTCGATGCTCTTATTACGATAAAGCCTTACAGAGGTGCTTATAGCACCTATAACGCTTTATCCATGATTCGAGGTGAAGCTACAACGAGACTTGATGCTGATTATATTAAGCTTTTAATTCAGCATTTAAGGTAA
- the flhA gene encoding flagellar biosynthesis protein FlhA, with product MAKNQNALLSRVIPYLEPIVKAKDLTVVVFIVAILAIIIVPLPSAILDFFLVISLSVSVLIILISLYIPKPTDLSTFPTLILIITLFRLSLNIATTRMILTNGHLGPDAVSDIVSSFGQFVVGGNYVIGVVVFTILVLINFMVITKGSTRVAEVAARFTLDAMPGKQMAIDADLNAGLIDEKTARKRREDIIQEANFYGAMDGSSKFVKGDAVAGIIITIINIIGGFLIGSFQHGLELGVSAQTYTILTIGDGLVSQLPALITSTATGILITRANKADDVSFSDGAMEQLFGEHKTLLIVGSILVLFALVPGLPTLSLMFVGFIFLGLGYLVKQTNEGSFSFQKFFASTPVAVQKAKQEAETKAQASTAPKKSPEELRKEEETTLNDILKLEILELDLGYQLIKLADPAQGGDLLERVKSMRRKIASDFGYLIPQVRIRDNLHLSPNHYQLLLKGIEIGSGEIYPDKFMAMDSGLTIDKVQGIPTKEPAFGLDAIWIEAAAKEDAIIKGYTTVDPATVISTHLSELIKKYAEELLTRQEVQSLIDKLQKDYPVVVNDCLKVSNVGLIQKVLKALLHEKIPIKDLLTIVETISDVAEVTKNVSIIVEQVRAKLSRVITKQYKDDNGVLKLLTFNAGTEQKLLDALRERDGVRDLVLNIGQINTLVKACSDEAATLLHKGVAPVVIIVDPLLRKSLSDIFEKFGLDIVVLSHAEIDSSSKFEVMGSIEIEKL from the coding sequence TTGGCTAAAAATCAAAATGCGCTTCTATCTAGGGTCATTCCCTACCTAGAACCAATTGTCAAAGCAAAAGATCTTACTGTTGTTGTTTTTATCGTCGCTATTCTGGCGATTATTATTGTCCCTCTACCTAGTGCTATACTCGATTTTTTCTTAGTTATATCATTATCCGTTTCAGTACTTATTATTCTCATTTCGCTTTACATCCCTAAACCGACGGATCTTTCGACCTTTCCAACGCTTATTCTTATCATTACTCTTTTTAGATTGTCGCTAAACATCGCAACAACAAGAATGATTCTTACCAACGGTCACCTAGGCCCCGATGCCGTCAGTGACATTGTCTCTAGTTTTGGACAGTTTGTGGTTGGAGGCAATTATGTTATCGGTGTTGTTGTCTTTACGATTCTTGTTTTGATTAACTTTATGGTTATTACCAAAGGTTCTACAAGGGTTGCAGAGGTTGCGGCACGTTTTACACTCGATGCGATGCCTGGTAAGCAAATGGCGATTGATGCGGATCTTAATGCTGGTTTGATTGATGAAAAAACAGCGCGAAAAAGACGTGAAGACATCATCCAAGAGGCGAACTTCTATGGAGCAATGGACGGTTCGAGTAAGTTTGTTAAAGGTGATGCGGTTGCGGGTATTATCATCACGATTATTAACATTATTGGTGGTTTTCTTATAGGTTCTTTTCAACATGGACTAGAACTTGGCGTGAGTGCGCAAACTTATACCATCCTTACCATTGGTGATGGTCTGGTTTCTCAGCTTCCAGCACTTATTACTTCAACTGCGACGGGTATTTTGATTACCCGTGCAAACAAAGCAGACGATGTCAGTTTCTCCGATGGCGCGATGGAACAACTCTTTGGTGAACATAAAACCCTCCTTATTGTAGGAAGCATCTTAGTCTTATTTGCGCTTGTTCCAGGGCTTCCAACACTCTCTTTAATGTTTGTAGGATTTATCTTTTTAGGTCTTGGATACCTTGTTAAACAGACCAATGAAGGTAGTTTTTCATTCCAAAAATTCTTTGCTTCCACTCCTGTAGCGGTTCAAAAAGCCAAACAAGAGGCAGAAACAAAAGCACAAGCAAGCACAGCACCTAAGAAAAGTCCTGAAGAGCTACGGAAAGAGGAAGAAACTACACTCAATGACATTCTCAAACTCGAAATCCTTGAACTTGATTTGGGCTACCAACTCATTAAATTGGCTGATCCTGCACAAGGTGGTGATCTGTTAGAGCGTGTCAAAAGTATGCGTCGTAAAATTGCATCTGATTTTGGTTATCTGATCCCACAAGTGCGTATTCGAGATAACTTGCACCTTAGTCCAAACCATTACCAACTCTTGCTTAAAGGTATTGAGATTGGCAGTGGTGAAATTTATCCTGATAAATTTATGGCGATGGACAGTGGCTTGACGATTGATAAAGTCCAAGGCATACCTACCAAAGAGCCAGCATTTGGTCTTGATGCCATTTGGATTGAAGCAGCGGCTAAAGAAGATGCTATTATCAAAGGGTACACGACGGTTGATCCAGCCACGGTTATTTCAACCCACTTAAGCGAACTGATTAAAAAATATGCCGAAGAGCTTCTCACACGCCAAGAAGTACAGAGTCTTATTGATAAACTCCAAAAAGATTACCCTGTTGTGGTTAACGACTGTCTCAAAGTCTCCAACGTGGGACTCATTCAAAAAGTGCTTAAAGCATTGCTGCATGAGAAGATACCTATCAAAGATCTTCTTACCATTGTTGAAACCATCAGTGATGTCGCAGAAGTCACTAAAAACGTCTCTATTATCGTCGAACAAGTACGTGCAAAACTCTCTCGTGTGATTACAAAACAGTACAAAGATGACAATGGTGTTTTAAAACTCCTTACGTTTAATGCAGGCACGGAGCAAAAGCTTTTAGATGCACTCAGAGAGCGTGATGGCGTACGTGATCTTGTTCTGAATATCGGACAGATTAACACCCTTGTTAAAGCGTGTAGCGACGAAGCAGCAACACTTCTGCACAAAGGTGTTGCACCTGTGGTTATCATCGTTGATCCCCTTCTTCGAAAATCTCTTTCTGACATTTTTGAAAAATTTGGACTCGACATCGTGGTACTCTCACATGCAGAGATTGATTCAAGCTCCAAATTTGAAGTTATGGGATCGATCGAAATCGAGAAACTCTAA
- a CDS encoding HrcA family transcriptional regulator: protein MKKPSKQELILDAIIQTYLKSKMPIGSSELQMKMTLGISPSTIRIYFKKLSDEGSLVQLHVSGGRVPTHSALVEYWQEKLDPTHPLEIKSIDKIKRSTHEHNLFCIVEKSANITFKELVTVQNRFLILVFDGHEVVLKFNAKVEQFLERLVGCQMRELKDISAQVGLYELHEKLSAIFSQAPILREGEREMYSIAQDLQNDAFIQRFQTLHFVESITNGLYFDGFVPRGCMAIKQKAQLKDEDATVDLFCFGRIESDFEDFFNQVKE from the coding sequence ATGAAAAAACCTTCAAAGCAAGAGTTGATTTTAGATGCGATTATTCAAACCTATCTAAAATCAAAAATGCCTATTGGCTCATCAGAGTTACAGATGAAGATGACACTTGGTATCTCTCCATCGACCATACGCATTTACTTTAAAAAACTCTCCGACGAAGGCTCTTTAGTTCAATTACATGTAAGCGGTGGGCGTGTTCCAACACACAGTGCTTTAGTAGAATATTGGCAAGAGAAGCTTGATCCAACGCATCCTTTAGAGATCAAAAGTATTGATAAAATCAAACGCTCTACACATGAACATAATCTCTTTTGTATTGTCGAAAAGAGTGCTAATATAACGTTTAAAGAGTTGGTAACGGTCCAAAATCGTTTTTTAATTTTAGTATTTGATGGGCATGAAGTCGTTTTGAAGTTTAATGCTAAAGTTGAGCAGTTCTTAGAGCGCCTTGTAGGATGTCAAATGCGTGAACTCAAAGATATTTCAGCGCAAGTGGGACTTTATGAGTTGCATGAAAAACTCTCAGCCATTTTTTCACAAGCACCTATTTTAAGAGAAGGTGAGCGTGAGATGTACTCCATTGCACAAGATCTCCAAAATGATGCGTTTATCCAAAGGTTTCAAACGCTTCATTTTGTAGAATCTATTACTAATGGACTCTATTTTGATGGTTTTGTCCCAAGAGGATGTATGGCGATCAAGCAAAAAGCACAGCTCAAAGATGAAGATGCAACAGTCGATCTTTTCTGTTTTGGACGTATCGAGAGTGATTTTGAAGATTTCTTTAATCAAGTTAAGGAGTAA
- the rpsO gene encoding 30S ribosomal protein S15 codes for MALGSAEKQAIVSQFGRKEGDTGSPEVQIALLSKRIVDLTEHLQSNKKDHSSRLGLLKLVGQRKRLMKYLKRQDFVTYSKIIKELSIRDNKK; via the coding sequence ATGGCTTTAGGTTCGGCGGAAAAACAAGCAATTGTTAGTCAGTTTGGCAGAAAAGAGGGAGACACAGGTTCTCCAGAGGTACAAATCGCGCTTCTTTCAAAAAGAATTGTTGATTTAACAGAACATCTTCAGAGTAATAAAAAAGATCACTCTTCAAGATTAGGACTTCTTAAACTCGTTGGTCAACGTAAACGATTGATGAAATATCTTAAACGTCAAGATTTTGTTACTTACAGCAAAATCATTAAAGAGCTTTCTATTAGAGATAACAAAAAATAG
- the ppk2 gene encoding polyphosphate kinase 2 has product MGKKKKEKIVLQNEELVIAKESTKEKDDKVQIWVKKSELKYEKDLKRLQIELLKFQNHVKDKGLKVLIIIEGRDAAGKGGTIKRITEHLNPRGARIVALSKPSDTERSQWYFQRYTEHLPSAGEIVLFDRSWYNRAGVEPVMGFCTQEEHKEFLREVSKFETMLANAGIIFFKFYFSVSKEEQAKRFKERKTDPLKQFKLSPVDEKSQELWDQYTVAKYSMLLASNNPKCPWTIILSDDKKKARINTIRYILQNVEYPEKIKKRHLTTDDNVVRSGEEEIEIMEKSLPSENLSHLNG; this is encoded by the coding sequence ATGGGCAAAAAGAAAAAAGAAAAAATAGTACTCCAAAATGAAGAGTTAGTAATCGCAAAAGAATCGACAAAAGAGAAAGATGATAAAGTCCAAATCTGGGTCAAAAAAAGCGAACTTAAATATGAAAAAGACCTCAAAAGACTCCAAATAGAACTGCTTAAATTTCAAAACCATGTTAAAGATAAAGGGCTTAAAGTGCTCATTATCATCGAAGGTCGTGATGCTGCGGGAAAAGGGGGAACCATCAAGCGCATTACCGAACACTTGAACCCTAGGGGTGCTAGAATTGTAGCTCTTTCGAAGCCTTCCGATACCGAACGCTCTCAGTGGTACTTTCAGCGTTATACAGAACACTTACCTTCTGCTGGGGAGATTGTTCTCTTTGATAGATCATGGTACAACCGTGCGGGTGTTGAGCCTGTTATGGGCTTTTGTACCCAAGAAGAACACAAGGAATTTTTGCGCGAAGTCTCCAAATTTGAAACGATGCTCGCCAATGCAGGCATTATCTTTTTCAAATTTTATTTTTCGGTGAGCAAAGAAGAGCAAGCAAAACGCTTTAAAGAGCGTAAAACAGACCCACTTAAACAGTTTAAACTCTCTCCTGTAGATGAAAAATCACAAGAATTGTGGGATCAATATACGGTTGCCAAGTATTCTATGCTTTTAGCCTCAAACAATCCTAAATGCCCGTGGACGATTATTCTCTCTGATGATAAGAAAAAAGCAAGAATTAACACAATTCGATACATTTTACAAAATGTCGAGTACCCTGAAAAAATCAAAAAAAGGCATCTTACAACAGATGATAACGTCGTACGCTCAGGGGAAGAAGAGATAGAAATTATGGAAAAAAGCTTGCCAAGTGAAAATCTTTCACATTTGAATGGATAA
- the dnaK gene encoding molecular chaperone DnaK, whose product MGKVIGIDLGTTNSCVSVYERGESKVIPNKEGKNTTPSVVAFTDKEEVLVGDTAKRQAVTNPKRTIYSIKRIMGLMSNEDKANEAKKRLPYAVVDRNGACAIEIDGKVYTPQEISAKVLMKLKEDAEAYLGEEVTDAVITVPAYFNDSQRKATKEAGTIAGLNVLRIINEPTAAALSYGLDKKEAEKIVVYDLGGGTFDVTVLETGDNVVEVLSTGGDAFLGGDDFDNRLIDWLVAEFKNENGIDLKSDVMALQRLKEAAENAKKELSSSNETEINLPFITADATGPKHLVKKLTRAKFESMIEDLVALTIKKIKEVVNDSDLKKSEIKEIVMVGGSTRVPLVQQKVKEFFEKELNKSVNPDEVVAIGAAIQGAVIKGDVKDILLLDVTPLSLGIETLGGVMTKLIEKGTTIPVKKSQVFSTAEDNQPAVTIHALQGEREFARDNKSLGQFNLESIPPAPRGVPQIEVAFDIDANGILTVSAKDKATGKVQEIKISGSSGLDDAEIEKMVKDAELHKEEDKKRKEAVDARNQADALAHQTEKSLGEMGDAISAEEKAKIEAELKALKEVLANESATKEQIDAKVKSLSEASHKLAEAMYKKDQGEAGAAGGEKPKAKKDDDVIDAEVE is encoded by the coding sequence ATGGGAAAAGTTATAGGAATTGATCTAGGAACAACAAACTCATGTGTCTCTGTGTATGAAAGAGGAGAGAGTAAAGTTATCCCTAATAAAGAGGGTAAAAACACGACTCCATCCGTTGTTGCATTTACAGATAAAGAAGAAGTTCTTGTAGGGGATACTGCGAAACGCCAAGCAGTTACAAATCCTAAAAGAACGATTTACTCTATTAAGAGAATTATGGGTCTTATGAGTAATGAAGATAAAGCAAATGAAGCTAAAAAACGTCTTCCATATGCGGTTGTTGATAGAAATGGTGCATGTGCGATTGAAATCGATGGTAAAGTCTATACACCACAAGAGATCAGCGCAAAAGTTTTGATGAAACTTAAAGAAGATGCAGAAGCATACCTTGGTGAAGAAGTAACAGATGCGGTTATTACCGTTCCTGCGTACTTTAACGATAGCCAAAGAAAAGCGACGAAAGAAGCGGGTACAATCGCTGGCTTAAACGTTCTTCGTATTATCAACGAGCCAACGGCTGCGGCACTCTCTTATGGTTTAGACAAAAAAGAGGCTGAAAAAATCGTTGTTTATGACTTGGGTGGTGGAACATTTGACGTTACTGTTCTAGAAACGGGTGATAATGTTGTTGAAGTTCTCTCAACCGGTGGCGATGCATTCTTAGGTGGTGATGACTTCGATAATAGACTCATCGACTGGTTGGTTGCAGAATTTAAAAATGAAAATGGCATCGATCTTAAATCAGACGTTATGGCACTTCAAAGACTTAAAGAAGCGGCTGAAAATGCAAAAAAAGAGCTCTCTTCTTCTAATGAGACAGAGATTAACTTGCCATTTATCACAGCCGATGCAACAGGTCCTAAACACTTGGTTAAAAAACTCACACGTGCAAAATTTGAGTCTATGATTGAGGATTTAGTGGCTCTTACCATCAAAAAAATCAAGGAAGTTGTGAACGATTCAGATCTTAAAAAAAGTGAAATTAAAGAGATCGTTATGGTCGGTGGATCAACACGTGTTCCTTTAGTTCAACAAAAAGTAAAAGAATTTTTTGAGAAAGAGCTTAACAAATCTGTGAACCCTGATGAAGTTGTAGCGATTGGTGCAGCAATTCAAGGCGCGGTTATCAAGGGTGATGTCAAAGATATTCTTCTTTTAGATGTTACTCCTCTAAGCCTTGGTATCGAGACTTTGGGTGGTGTTATGACTAAACTCATTGAAAAAGGCACAACGATCCCTGTTAAAAAATCTCAAGTATTCTCAACAGCGGAAGATAACCAACCAGCGGTTACCATTCATGCGCTTCAAGGGGAGCGTGAGTTTGCTAGAGATAACAAATCACTTGGTCAATTTAACCTTGAGAGCATTCCACCAGCACCTCGTGGTGTTCCACAAATCGAAGTTGCATTTGACATCGATGCAAATGGTATTTTAACTGTATCTGCAAAAGACAAAGCAACTGGTAAAGTTCAAGAGATCAAAATCTCTGGTAGCTCAGGACTTGACGATGCTGAGATCGAGAAAATGGTTAAAGATGCTGAGCTTCACAAAGAAGAAGACAAAAAACGTAAAGAAGCGGTTGATGCTAGAAATCAAGCCGATGCGTTAGCTCACCAAACAGAGAAATCTTTAGGTGAAATGGGCGATGCAATCAGTGCTGAAGAGAAAGCAAAAATCGAAGCAGAGCTTAAAGCCCTTAAAGAAGTTCTTGCAAACGAGAGTGCGACAAAAGAGCAAATCGATGCAAAAGTAAAATCTTTAAGCGAAGCGAGCCACAAACTTGCTGAAGCAATGTATAAAAAAGATCAAGGTGAAGCAGGTGCAGCTGGCGGTGAGAAACCAAAAGCTAAAAAAGATGACGATGTCATCGACGCTGAAGTAGAATAA
- a CDS encoding RrF2 family transcriptional regulator produces the protein MLLTKASEYALLSLIIISQKNTPQDVDTLSNQLGISKSFLAKILQSLAKENILSSFKGAHGGFMLAKKPEELTLKMIVECAEKKQTMVFECSPSTQKCPGGKGTYCRVWPILNKLQTKIDLFLDNMTLKDIIEV, from the coding sequence ATGTTATTAACCAAAGCCAGTGAGTATGCACTGCTATCATTGATTATTATTTCTCAAAAGAACACTCCACAAGATGTTGATACACTCTCAAATCAACTAGGCATCTCTAAAAGTTTTTTGGCCAAAATCCTTCAATCACTTGCTAAAGAAAATATTTTGAGTTCTTTCAAAGGGGCACATGGCGGTTTTATGCTTGCTAAAAAACCTGAAGAGTTAACCCTTAAAATGATTGTTGAGTGTGCTGAAAAAAAACAAACAATGGTTTTTGAATGCTCTCCTTCGACCCAAAAATGCCCTGGTGGCAAGGGTACGTATTGTCGTGTTTGGCCCATTTTAAATAAGCTTCAAACGAAAATTGATCTATTTTTGGATAATATGACACTTAAAGATATTATCGAAGTTTAA